The uncultured Cohaesibacter sp. genomic sequence CATCCACGTCGATGGTGACTTCTTCGATCGGCTCAAGGCGCTTGCCGTTTTCATCCTGCTGCATGACAACCTGCGGACGACCAACGCCAAGCTCGAAGCCTTCGCGGCGCATATTCTCGATGAGGATGGAGAGCATCAACTCGCCACGGCCCGACACGATGAAGGCATCTGTGCCCTGAGCTTCTTCCACTTTCAGGGCAACGTTGCCCTCGGCTTCAGACAGCAGGCGGGAACGGATGACGCGGCTTTGTACCTTGTCGCCTTCCTGTCCGGCCAGCGGGCTGTCGTTGACGCGGAAGGTCATGGACAGGGTTGGCGGGTCAATCGGCTGGGCCTGAATGGCTTCGGTCACGGCTGGTGCGCAGATGGTGTCGGCAACGGTGGCCTTCTGCAGACCGGCGATGGAGACGATGTCGCCTGCTTCGCCCTTTTCGATGGAGGCGCGTTCAAGGCCACGGAAAGCCAGAACCTTGGAAATGCGGCCCTGTTCGATCAGTGAGCCATCACGGGACAGAGCCTTGACGGCCATGTTCGGCGTGACTTCGCCTGCAATGATGCGACCGGTCAGGATGCGGCCAAGAAAGTTGTCAGCCTGGATGGTGGTTGCCAGCAGGCGGAATTCGCCTTCTTCCACCTTGGGAGCTGGCACATGCTTGATGACCATGTCAAACAGGGGTTCCAGGCTATCCTTGGGGCCGTCCGGATCGGTTGCCATCCAGCCGTTCTTGGCAGAGCCGTAAAGAACAGGGAAGTCGAGCTGATGCTCGTCGGCGTCAAGGTTGGCGAACAGGTCAAAGACCTCGTCAAGGACTTCGTCGGCGCGCTGCTCTGGCTTGTCGATCTTGTTGATTGCCACGATCGGGCGCAGGCCGAGATTCAATGCCTTGGAAACCACGAATTTGGTCTGGGGCATTGGGCCTTCAGCCGCGTCTACCAACACGATAACGCCATCGACCATGTTGAGAATACGTTCCACTTCGCCGCCAAAATCGGCGTGGCCCGGGGTGTCAACAATGTTGATGCGTGTGCCGTCATGCTCCAGTGAAGTCACTTTGGCCAGAATGGTGATACCGCGCTCACGTTCGATATCGTTGGAATCCATCATCCGTTCTTCAGTTTGCTGGTTGGCCCGGAACATACCGGAAGCCTTGAGCAGCTCGTCGATCAGAGTGGTTTTGCCGTGGTCAACGTGCGCGATAATCGCAATGTTGCGCAGATTCATGTCTGTTTCTCATGTTGTTCGGGCATAGCAAACGGGCTCGGCAACCGCCGACGCACCCTTTTGGCCCGACTTATTCAGGAAGTTGGCGCAAGCTCTATACGAAATTTCCCCAGTTGAAAAGCCTTGTTGGTACGGAAAAACGGCGTATTGGCTGGGTTGCACTATTGCATAGCTCCCTAACGGCTCCTTGTGACAAGGGAATGACCGGCATTGCCATGCCTCAAAAGGGGGCATGCTAGGGATATAATTATATACGGTATTATACCTATTAATGTGCCAAAGTCGACCTGTTGGGCGCAAAAGTCAGCCAGATGGGAATGCGTGACGCCCCGATGCAATGGGCAAGGACAGCCGGTCGGGCAGGGGCGAGCGATCGTTGATTTCAAACAAGACGGAGCGCAAAGCTGATGTTGAGAATTTCATAGGGGCTCCGTCTGTCAGCGACAGCCGCAAAGGGGCTCGAAGGACGACTGCAACATGCTCCGCTTTCCTGCTCAACAGGATGCATTTGCAGATTTCCCTTTCCCACTCGGACTGGCCCGAAAGCCTGATTTGTATTTCATTTTTCGGGTTTTTCCGGTGTTATTTCAATATTTTGTAGGGTCGAGTGCCTCAATAAATGAAGCCTCCTATCTTCGAATTCGGGCAAGACAGTAGGGGGAGATGGAGCTAAATGAACAGGTGAAGGCCGGGGACTGCGGTCAGGATTGGCATGTGATTGGCACGACATAATTCGAGAGGCTTGTCCTGAAACGGGGAGTGGAAAGACTGGTTAAAATCTTGGTAATTCTGGGAACAAGCATCTTTGATGTGATGGCAAAACTGGATTTCCTGCGCAGTTGGCGTCAGCGCTCTGACGTGTTTATAGAGCGGATTTTGCTTCTACCGGCCGGTAAGAGAAATGGCAGTGACCGCCAAGCTGGCAAGGCTGGCTTTCAGATTGTGCGAGAGCCGGAGTTTGGGGCGATCCGGTCGGCAGGCAAAAGATGGTTGATTGCTCTGCACTGATTTTTTTACCAACTTGAGAGAATTGTCGATAAATACGGGTTGCCAAAGGTGAGAGACATTGTTCATCCAGTTTCGGATGGCGGCAAACTCTATGCCGTCAAGCACAAGAGTGTGCCGTGTTATTCTGAGGCTGCATCTTGTTGCAAGGCAGTGCTCCAGAGAATGGGTTTGCTCTTGTAGGCCAGATACAGGGGATGCTTTGGGTAGCCATTTTGGGAAAGCCCCAGATGATAAAGGCTGTGCCCTTCTGCAAGAAGCAGCGTTTTTACGGCATCTCCCATTCCCATATGGACGCCGTGGGTTCCCCAGGCACACAGGATGGTGTCAGCCCAGCGGGCTGAAGCCATCAGAAAGGCGAGGTTGTGCGGTCCGATCGGCTGTTTGGCGCGCTTGAGGGTCTTTGGGTCCGTGGCGCGAAAGGCAAACAGGTTGCAGGCCCGAAAGCCGCCATAACCGAGCGCCTTGCTTCTCTGCTCACAGCGCTCGATGGTTGGGTCATTCTTAAGTTCGGTTGCCGTTGACGGGTTGAGCATGATGAATAACAGCTTGGGTGCCGCTTCATTCCAGATCCGCGTCAGGTCATAGCGATAGAGCTCACATGGTGAATAATGCGCCGTGGAGATCTTGCCCTCTTCGATATGTTGTCTGATCAAAAGGTCTTTGGTCATGTGCCTTTCCAAGAGGGCAATCTGTTATGACGAAGTGACTGCCTAGAGGCGCACGACGCCCTTCTTGACGATGATATTGCCATAAAGCCGCCGCTCACCGGACTGGATGATGGCGTAAGCCTTCTGCGACCGTTCATAGAAGGCAAAGCGGTTCATTGCGGCAATTGTCGCCGGATTATCGGCCACGTCATTGATCACGGTCTGGAATTCACTCACCACAGGAGGAGTCTGGGCGGCATCACCGACCACTTCCATCACATAGGCCGGATCTTCCACGAAATCGTCCAGCGGCATCAGCTCCAGCACGGCCTTCAAGATGTCTGTGGCGAGGATGCCATCAAGGCGAATATAGCGGCAGCCATTGGCGCGGGCGATCTGCTCGCCGGGATAGTTGGCATCGGCAATGACCAGATCATCGCCATGTCCCATGGCGGCGAGGCTGTAAAGAAGATCCGGAGAAAGAAGCGGGTTTATATTTCTAAGCATTGGATGGTTCCAATCACATAAAGGCCTTATGGAGAAGGGATCGCGGAAGGTTTGCGGGTGCAAATCGAAAATGGCGCAATCTGTCTCATCCATAAAAAATGGCGAGGATTTAACCCCGCCACTTTGTCATTCCAGATTGGAAGCTTCAACTTAGCCTTTTGCCTTGCGGTTGCGATAGCCAATGGTTCTGAGGCGCAATCCCTGCAGCTCGATGAAGCCGGCAGCGTCATTGTGATCATAGTCGATCGCGCCTTCTTCGAAGGTCACCAGATCTTCGCTGTAGAGGCTATAGGCGCTGTCACGGGCGATGACGTCGACATTGCCCTTGTAGAGCTTCAGTTTGACAGTGCCGGTGACATATTCCTGGCTCTTGTCGATCAGAGCCTGCAGCATTTCGCGTTCCGGGCTGTACCAGAAGCCGTTATAGATCAGCTCTGCATAGCGCGGCATGATGGAATCTTTGAGGTGCGCCGATCCGCCATCAAGGGTGATGGATTCGATGCCGCGGTGGGCTGCAATCAGGATTGTGCCGCCCGGGGTTTCATAGATGCCGCGGGATTTCATGCCAACGAAGCGGTTTTCCACCAGATCCAGACGGCCGATGCCATTGTCATGGCCCAACTCGTTGAGCTTGGTGAGGATTTCCGCCGGGGTCATCTTGACGCCATCGATAGAAACCGCGTCGCCCTTTTCAAAGCCGATTTCGATGATGGTGGCCTTGTCCGGAGCGGCTTCAGGGCTGATGGTGCGCGAATAGACATATTCCTCGGCCGGGATTGCCGGATCTTCTAGAACACGCCCTTCAGAGGAGGTGTGCAGCAGGTTGGCATCGACAGAGAAGGGGGCTTCGCCGCGCTTGTCCTTGGTGATGGGGATCTGGTTCTGTTCGGCGAACTCAAGCAGCTTGGTGCGCGACGTCAAATCCCATTCACGCCAAGGAGCAATGACCTTGATGTCCGGGTTGAGGGCACGAGCGGCCAGCTCAAAACGAACCTGATCGTTGCCTTTGCCGGTCGCGCCATGGGCTACGGCATCGGCGCCGGTTTCCTTGGCGATCTCGACAAGACGCTTGGAGATCAGCGGACGGGCAATCGAGGTGCCGAGCAGATAGACGCCTTCATAAAGGGCGTTGGCGCGGAACATCGGGAAAACGAAGTCACGCACAAATTCTTCGCGGACATCTTCGATATAGATGTCCTTGATGCCGAGCATTTCGGCCTTCTTGCGGGCTGGTTCCAGCTCTTCGCCTTGGCCGAGATCTGCGGTGAAGGTGACCACTTCGCAGCCATATTCGGTCTGCAGCCATTTGAGAATGATGGATGTATCCAGGCCCCCTGAATAGGCCAATACGACTTTTTTGATATCGCCTTTTTTCGCCATGCGATTTCACCTGATTGTCTGCAGGCGCGTAATGCAATGTCCGCGCCATAGTCATAGGGAAGAGACTGCTCTCTATAATATATCTGGCGGCACTATAGGCGCTATATAATTCTGCGCAAGAGGGAGAGGGGAGAATTTCCTCCCGAAGGGGACGAGTTATCCGCCGCGTTTTGTGCAATTGAAGGGACAGGCGGGGTCATTGCCTTAAAATGCGCCAGAGCGCAGCAAGGCGTGCACGCAGGAGATGGCCTGCTGCGTCCCACTTCTCCTCGATCTGCTGTGCCCTTTGACCGAACCATCCGGCTTGCTCCATGAGGCGGTAGAGAATGAGCATGACCCAGCCTGTAAGCGCCCAAGAAAGGAGAATGTCGGAGAGAAAATGCCCGCCAAAGGCGATGCGGTTGAGTGATATCAGGCAGCAGAGCGTTGCGAGGAGCCAACCGGATGCCTTGCGCCA encodes the following:
- the typA gene encoding translational GTPase TypA, which encodes MNLRNIAIIAHVDHGKTTLIDELLKASGMFRANQQTEERMMDSNDIERERGITILAKVTSLEHDGTRINIVDTPGHADFGGEVERILNMVDGVIVLVDAAEGPMPQTKFVVSKALNLGLRPIVAINKIDKPEQRADEVLDEVFDLFANLDADEHQLDFPVLYGSAKNGWMATDPDGPKDSLEPLFDMVIKHVPAPKVEEGEFRLLATTIQADNFLGRILTGRIIAGEVTPNMAVKALSRDGSLIEQGRISKVLAFRGLERASIEKGEAGDIVSIAGLQKATVADTICAPAVTEAIQAQPIDPPTLSMTFRVNDSPLAGQEGDKVQSRVIRSRLLSEAEGNVALKVEEAQGTDAFIVSGRGELMLSILIENMRREGFELGVGRPQVVMQQDENGKRLEPIEEVTIDVDDEFSGIVVQKMQERKADMVEMRPSGGGRTRLMFHAPTRGLIGYQSELLSDTRGTAIMNRIFHEYQPHKGEIASRNTGVLLSNGNGEAVAYALWQLEDRGPMMIDPGTKVYEGMIVGEHTRGNDLDINVLKGKQLTNIRSSGKDDAIKLTTPLRLSLEAALSYISDDELVEVTPKSIRLRKILLDPNDRKRAMRASKKAS
- a CDS encoding argininosuccinate synthase; translated protein: MAKKGDIKKVVLAYSGGLDTSIILKWLQTEYGCEVVTFTADLGQGEELEPARKKAEMLGIKDIYIEDVREEFVRDFVFPMFRANALYEGVYLLGTSIARPLISKRLVEIAKETGADAVAHGATGKGNDQVRFELAARALNPDIKVIAPWREWDLTSRTKLLEFAEQNQIPITKDKRGEAPFSVDANLLHTSSEGRVLEDPAIPAEEYVYSRTISPEAAPDKATIIEIGFEKGDAVSIDGVKMTPAEILTKLNELGHDNGIGRLDLVENRFVGMKSRGIYETPGGTILIAAHRGIESITLDGGSAHLKDSIMPRYAELIYNGFWYSPEREMLQALIDKSQEYVTGTVKLKLYKGNVDVIARDSAYSLYSEDLVTFEEGAIDYDHNDAAGFIELQGLRLRTIGYRNRKAKG
- a CDS encoding DUF1643 domain-containing protein yields the protein MTKDLLIRQHIEEGKISTAHYSPCELYRYDLTRIWNEAAPKLLFIMLNPSTATELKNDPTIERCEQRSKALGYGGFRACNLFAFRATDPKTLKRAKQPIGPHNLAFLMASARWADTILCAWGTHGVHMGMGDAVKTLLLAEGHSLYHLGLSQNGYPKHPLYLAYKSKPILWSTALQQDAASE
- a CDS encoding RbsD/FucU domain-containing protein; amino-acid sequence: MLRNINPLLSPDLLYSLAAMGHGDDLVIADANYPGEQIARANGCRYIRLDGILATDILKAVLELMPLDDFVEDPAYVMEVVGDAAQTPPVVSEFQTVINDVADNPATIAAMNRFAFYERSQKAYAIIQSGERRLYGNIIVKKGVVRL